The segment GGGAACGATCTGAAGGGGCTAAACCAAAAGAGCTGGCTCCTCGGCATGAGAGGCTTGAGTACCGACTGTAGACTCGGCAACCTCCTGGGGCGCTTTAGGATTCAAACTTCCACGTGTTTCTGCCGCCTCAGGAAGCTCACGCTCCTTGGTTGGCTCATCAGGAGTGGTTATGGCCAGAGCAGCCTCAGGCCGAGCAGTCTCAGCCTCCTCTGGGGCACTCTTAGCCTCGGTGCTGACAGGGGCGGTCTCACTAATGGTCGAAGGGTAGTATACATTCTCTACCTTCCACAGATTGAATGAAGCCTCAACTCCAGCTTGTTTGAGGGCTTCATTCCAAACCTGGGAGCAATAGAGCCTGTATACCCCAGGGACTTGAGCCTTGAGAGTGGCCTGGGTCTTAGCCATTCCCAAGTCATAAGCCTCCTCCTTGGCTTTTTCCTTGGAGCTCTCGGCCTCCATCCTGGCGAATTCCGCCTCTGTCTTAGCTCTCAAAGCTTCATTCCTAGCCCACTCTGCAACATTTGTGGCTCCCTCCGCCTCAGCCAGCTTCTTCTTTAGATCAACGATTTGCTCCTTAGCAATCTTTAGCTGATCTTCAGTCTCAAGTAGGCACTTTGTTTGGCTTTCGGCTTATCTCTAGGCACTGGCAAGGCCTGATTCGGTGTTGTCCCTAGCCCTGGTCATCTCCTTTAGCTCCTTCCTGGCCTTTGAGAGATCAGCCTCGGAGTTTTTGAGGGTCCGCGCAGCATCCAAGCGCTTGTCACGCTTTAGCTCCAAGGACCTGCTCTGCTCCTTAGCGTCCTCTTCCAGCCTATAGGTGGCCTGAACAGCCTGCCAATTGAAACAAGGACACGGTAAGTTGGAAATCCCGGAACAAAAATCAACGGAGTCACAAGTGTTAGAAGTCTTACCATGCCCAAATACCTCTTGATGTTAAGGAAGACCTCCTGCCTCCTCAGATTCCCCAACTCGGCCATATCAGTGGGGAGTAGCAGGGACCTCTCCAACGCGTTGGTCACATAAGTGCCTTCACCACCTCAAAAGTCCCTTAGGGAGGCGTTGTCCATCAATGGCTCTccgtggagcattggggcaGGAAGCCAGGCTTGGGGCGTGGATTGAGCATCGACCTCCTTTCCCTGGCCTTTATGCCCAATGTTTAATTGCTTTGAAGCCCGTGGGGCTTCATCTTCCTCCCGAGAGGAGCGAGATTTCCCCCTATCCATGGGGTCCTTGTGCCTTTGGCAGCCTTATTCTTTTTTGGATCGGTGGGCTCGGGCCGAGGAGGCATGGTCGATTGGGGGGGAGGAGGAAGTCTGGATTGCAGAGATGATGGCTGTAGTTGGGCAAAAGACGACCTAGTCTGGGCAAGCTGAGGCTGGGATGGAGGAGGAGGAAGCTTGGATTGTGACTTCCCTAGTGCATCCTTCCTCGACTGGCCCTCAATCAGGTCGAACAGGCTGGTCGGGGGTTTTCTCTTAAAGCCCATTTCAGCTTGAGAAGATGTCCCTACTGATAGAAGATCCGCTTCGGTCAAATCGGGGTTGCCTAAGTCACCAGAGGGATCCTCGGATGGACTAACTCGGTCAAATACACCAAATTCTTCCTCAGACGGACCCAAATCACCCTTGGCCTCCGCTGCTTGGTGGGATGAAGAAGGGCCTGCCAAAGGGATGCCTTCCGGGACAGGAGATCCTTCGGGAAGCAAAAACCCATGCTCTACTATAGTGATTTGTTGAAGTCGAGGATCGTTAGCTCTGATCACGTGCTTCGGAGTAGGTAATGATTTCTGGATTGGATCGTACCCTAGGATCTTGTGAGTGGCCCTGACTTGGTTGTCAGCTTCATTTACAAAAACTGCCGCTTTGAGAATAGTTTTTAAATCTACCCGGTTGACCAGGTGAAAATGTCATTCAAAGGCGTGTGGGTCTGCAAAAAGAAAACATGTTCATATTAGTAATCGAACAGGGCAAATTATGATGGCACAAAAGATTAGCCCTCTTCTACTCAtgataccccacctggttctccctcctCTGTTGGGCAATGAAGGTCGTCGTGCCACTCCCCAGACACAATGGGGAAGTCCTTATTCAACCCTTTGCTGGTCTCAGGGAGGCACTGAATAAGCCGAACCCTATCGTCCTCGTCTTCATATAGTAAGACTTACCCCTTAGGTGTTGGAGGTTATAGCACCAGTTTACATCATGATGGGTTAACCTCAATCCCATTTTCTCGTTTAAagcatccacacaacccaggATCCTAAACACATTGGCAGCGCACTGGGTGGGAGCTAACCGAAAATGCCTAAGGTAATCCTTCATCACTggccccatagggattctcacACCACCTTCTATAAAGGCAATTAGGGGAATCACCACTTCACCCTCGTGCCTCCTAAAATGCCACTCCCCTTCCTCACAATACCTCAAACCTACATTAAGGGGTATCCTATAATTGATCTCaaccaacttttttaatttacccATCCCTAGAAACGACTAAAAAGACTCAGGGAATGACGAAAGAAGGAGAGGAgtaagaggaaaagaaaattagaagagagaaaacgcgagttagagaaagaagaaaacttaCATAAATGAGGAAAAGCTCCTCGGACAGGCTTTTTATGCTGGAAAGAGACTTGAGTTTGGCTAGAGGTTTGACTGAACTCAGGATATGTGTGCAAGAACTCTTGAGTGCAAAAGTAAAGAGACAAATCAGttcaaatgggtatttatacctCCCATTAAAAGTAACTGTGCGGGTTTTCCCGCCTATAAAGTTAAGGAAGTCCCCACCGTTAGATTACCATCGCATCGTTGAACTTGGGGAGCACAGAGCCGCTAGAATTTAACGAAGATGCGCTTTTTATACCAAGGCGCCAGGAACGTGCCTTAGACAAGTGAAGAGGCTCTGGCATTGATGGAGGATAAGACTTGACAATCTATGATAAAGGCCCGAGGACACCAAAACCCTCCTTTTCGTCCGAGGatccggacagcaggattttgaagggctattgtagggccaaagaatttgacaaccccggcccactttatacTAAGCCCAAGGCCCACACCCATGGGGGTATGGTGTACGATCaattcaaggaga is part of the Quercus robur chromosome 9, dhQueRobu3.1, whole genome shotgun sequence genome and harbors:
- the LOC126700763 gene encoding uncharacterized protein LOC126700763 gives rise to the protein MAELGNLRRQEVFLNIKRYLGMAVQATYRLEEDAKEQSRSLELKRDKRLDAARTLKNSEADLSKARKELKEMTRARDNTESGLANQLKIAKEQIVDLKKKLAEAEGATNVAEWARNEALRAKTEAEFARMEAESSKEKAKEEAYDLGMAKTQATLKAQVPGVYRLYCSQVWNEALKQAGVEASFNLWKVENVYYPSTISETAPVSTEAKSAPEEAETARPEAALAITTPDEPTKERELPEAAETRGSLNPKAPQEVAESTVGTQASHAEEPALLV